A window of Costertonia aggregata contains these coding sequences:
- a CDS encoding peptide chain release factor 3 → MDFKEEIQKRRTFGIISHPDAGKTTLTEKLLLFGGAIQEAGAVKNNKIKKSATSDFMEIERQRGISVATSVLAFIYKDKKINILDTPGHKDFAEDTFRTLTAVDSVIVVIDVAKGVEEQTEKLVEVCRMRNIPMIVFINKLDREGKDAFDLLDEVEQKLNLNVTPLSFPIGMGYDFKGIYNIYEKNINLFSGDSKKNIEETIAFDDISNPELDKIIGETAANDLRDNLELTQGVYPKFDTEKYLTGELQPVFFGSALNNFGVRELLDCFIEIAPSPRPKMAEERLVKADEKELTGFVFKIHANMDPKHRDRLAFVKIVSGTFERNKPYLHVRHDKKVKFSSPNAFFAEKKEIVDISYPGDIVGLHDTGNFKIGDTLTEGESLHYKGIPSFSPEHFRYINNADPMKAKQLYKGIDQLMDEGVAQLFTLEMNGRKVIGTVGALQYEVIQYRLEHEYGAKCTYENFAVHKACWVEPTDKNNEEFKEFKRVKQKFLAKDKLGQLVFLADSQFSLQMTQQKYPTVKLHFTSEYK, encoded by the coding sequence ATGGATTTTAAGGAAGAAATACAAAAAAGAAGAACATTCGGCATTATCTCGCATCCGGATGCCGGGAAAACTACCCTTACCGAAAAACTTCTATTGTTTGGGGGCGCAATTCAAGAGGCTGGTGCTGTAAAAAACAATAAAATAAAAAAATCGGCAACCAGTGATTTTATGGAAATAGAGCGACAACGAGGAATATCCGTTGCCACCTCGGTTTTAGCTTTTATTTATAAGGACAAAAAAATAAATATTCTTGATACGCCCGGACACAAAGACTTTGCCGAGGATACATTTAGAACATTGACCGCGGTTGATAGTGTGATTGTTGTAATCGATGTTGCCAAAGGTGTAGAGGAACAAACTGAAAAACTTGTTGAAGTTTGCAGAATGCGGAATATCCCAATGATCGTATTCATAAACAAATTAGATCGGGAAGGGAAGGATGCCTTTGACCTTCTGGATGAAGTGGAACAAAAGTTAAACCTTAACGTAACCCCTTTGAGTTTTCCCATAGGCATGGGGTACGACTTTAAAGGAATTTATAACATCTATGAGAAAAATATAAACTTATTCAGTGGGGACAGTAAAAAAAATATAGAGGAAACCATAGCATTTGACGACATTAGTAATCCTGAATTGGATAAAATTATCGGAGAAACCGCAGCAAACGATTTAAGGGACAATCTAGAATTGACACAAGGGGTTTATCCAAAATTCGATACCGAAAAATATTTGACCGGTGAATTACAACCTGTTTTCTTTGGTTCCGCACTAAATAATTTTGGTGTTCGTGAGCTTTTGGATTGTTTTATAGAGATTGCCCCTTCACCTAGGCCAAAAATGGCAGAAGAACGTTTAGTCAAAGCTGATGAAAAAGAACTTACGGGATTTGTATTTAAGATACATGCCAATATGGATCCAAAACATAGGGACCGATTAGCTTTTGTCAAAATCGTATCGGGCACTTTTGAAAGGAATAAGCCTTATCTACACGTAAGACATGATAAAAAGGTAAAATTTAGTAGCCCCAATGCATTCTTTGCAGAAAAAAAGGAAATAGTGGATATCTCATATCCCGGAGATATCGTTGGACTTCATGACACAGGAAACTTTAAAATTGGAGATACCCTTACTGAGGGAGAATCTTTACATTACAAAGGAATTCCAAGTTTTTCCCCTGAGCATTTTAGGTACATCAATAATGCCGATCCCATGAAAGCGAAACAGCTCTATAAGGGTATTGACCAGCTGATGGACGAAGGAGTTGCACAACTGTTTACCTTGGAAATGAACGGCCGAAAGGTAATAGGTACGGTCGGGGCGTTACAATACGAGGTCATACAGTATAGGTTGGAACATGAATATGGGGCCAAATGTACCTATGAAAATTTTGCAGTACACAAAGCCTGTTGGGTAGAACCAACTGATAAAAACAATGAAGAATTCAAAGAATTTAAAAGAGTAAAACAAAAATTTTTAGCAAAAGACAAATTGGGTCAACTTGTATTTCTTGCGGACTCTCAATTCTCATTACAGATGACACAACAAAAATATCCTACGGTAAAATTACATTTTACATCCGAATACAAGTAA
- a CDS encoding DUF3467 domain-containing protein, protein MSENKQNQKQINIELDEKMAEGIYSNLAIINHSVSEFVVDFISMMPGAPKAKVKSRIVLTPQHAKKFLKALSDNVNRFEKAHGTIKDYEQPPIPMNFGPTGEA, encoded by the coding sequence ATGAGTGAGAATAAGCAAAATCAAAAACAGATCAATATAGAGCTGGATGAAAAAATGGCTGAAGGTATCTATTCCAATTTGGCAATAATCAACCATTCCGTATCCGAATTCGTGGTAGACTTTATAAGTATGATGCCCGGGGCACCAAAGGCTAAGGTGAAAAGTAGAATTGTACTTACACCACAGCATGCCAAAAAGTTTTTAAAAGCGCTGAGCGATAATGTCAATCGATTCGAAAAAGCGCACGGTACCATCAAAGATTATGAACAACCCCCTATACCCATGAATTTCGGACCCACGGGAGAAGCATAA